Proteins found in one Channa argus isolate prfri chromosome 7, Channa argus male v1.0, whole genome shotgun sequence genomic segment:
- the cep85 gene encoding centrosomal protein of 85 kDa isoform X1 — MRLRGDIALCGMTTSQRYIESKPAARFADMEWQTPAVSEKFQSRFGRRPGTADSGDTGLGTSASDIAEDFCSSNSSPSFQPIRSQVPIPTAHVMPSTAGAPASKPQSCVQEDILSSVEGHRSSSSSRTPSHSTSKSSSLSKSASSPNLDAQTGVGGDPVGPKSDCLSRYHSLVNGLDHSLFPTDHTRVDEGQRFDTPAVEPTLNQSALLGGLCPDVRLRLQATGIQDTPDCVSEAYRGMEYSYKVLPEAKSSVPGAAETQRGSQSCVVGSARVYGSPLSLQTQALLREHTGSKAYDSLRQDRCSELSNWQQQQQHKQQLESLRLQVEQIQLMGGGMGQYSSLYSTPVHSESGKWDALVKASESLLKEKELIIERQKQHMTQLEQRLRESELQVHGALLGRGASYGDMCMLRLQEAQRENAFLRAQFSERTDCVVLEKAEAERRLGTVEAETRRLTESLKETCERHAEEMKKQEERIRSRDKHISNLKKKCQKKAELKRENQQRIETLERYLADLPTLEDYQNQNKQLLEVEQQAAQLQEKVQELEVCLEKTQSQLEETDTQLEEQKRRERDLLTSITDMQQRVQQGLEDGARLPSLDIEKLRGENNTLREEQQRLKKVIEKQHRMMEQLGSQIQALEVQLSQEESSSQALREEMLAKEQNMFELHTSMKELSAQNQELMEQNLTLQEQIGDLEQRSNNQASSALQPAGAHLTQRLHLEIASCLSDLRSLCSILTQRAQGQDPNLSLLLGLTSPPPVAEQNEDWMSPEVLQKKLVEAQQLRRDVEELRNVILDRYAQDMGENCITQ; from the exons ATGAGACTGAGAG GTGACATTGCGTTGTGTGGAATGACAACCTCACAGAGATATATTGAATCCAAACCAGCTG CTCGGTTTGCTGACATGGAGTGGCAGACACCAGCTGTGTCAGAGAAGTTCCAAAGCCGCTTTGGCCGTCGGCCTGGAACAGCAGACAGTGGGGACACTGGTCTTGGCACCTCAGCATCTGACATTGCAGAAG ATTTCTGCAGTTCCAACAGCAGCCCCTCTTTCCAGCCCATCCGCAGTCAGGTCCCAATACCCACTGCACATGTCATGCCATCCACGGCCGGAGCCCCGGCCTCAAAGCCCCAGTCATGTGTCCAGGAGGACATCCTGTCTTCTGTTGAGGGGCACAGGTCTTCCTCCAGTTCCAGAACTCCAAGTCACTCCACCTCAAAGTCTTCCTCCCTCTCCAAATCTGCATCTTCTCCCAACTTGGATGCTCAGACTGGTGTCGGAGGTGATCCTGTGGGGCCTAAGTCTGACTGCCTAAGCCGCTACCACAGCCTGGTCAATGGGCTGGACCACTCGCTTTTCCCCACAGATCACACACGGGTGGATGAGGGCCAAAGGTTTGACACCCCTGCTGTCGAACCCACACTAAATCAGTCAGCCCTATTAGGAGGATTATGCCCTGATGTCAGACTCCGATTACAGGCAACCGGGATTCAAGATACCCCAGATTGTGTGTCTGAAGCCTATAGAGGAATGGAGTATAGCTATAAGGTTCTACCTGAAGCTAAGTCTAGTGTTCCCGGCGCAGCAGAAACTCAGAGAGGCAGTCAGTCTTGTGTGGTAGGATCTGCCAGAGTTTATGGTAGTCCTCTTAGCCTGCAGACTCAAGCTCTGCTGCGAGAGCACACAGGCTCGAAAGCTTATGACTCATTGCGACAGGACAGATGTAGCGAACTGTCCAACtggcagcaacaacagcaacataagCAGCAACTGGAGAGTTTACGCCTGCAAGTGGAACAAATACAG TTAATGGGTGGTGGAATGGGACAGTACTCATCTCTGTACTCAACCCCTGTACACTCAGAGTCTGGCAAGTGGGATGCTTTGGTCAAAGCCAGTGAGAGTCTATTAAAGGAAAAGGAGCTTATCATTGAGAG acaaaaacagcatATGACCCAGTTGGAGCAACGTCTGAGGGAAAGCGAACTTCAAGTTCATGGAGCCCTCCTGGGCCGAGGGGCATCCTATGGGGATATGTGTATGCTGCGGCTACAG GAAGCACAAAGGGAGAATGCTTTTTTAAGAGCACAGTTTAGTGAACGCACAGACTGTGTTGTCCTGGAGAAAGCGGAGGCAGAGCGCAGACTTGGGACAGTTGAGGCTGAGACAAGGCGACTAACTGAAAGTCTGAAGGAGACCTGTGAGAGACACGCagaggaaatgaagaaacaggaagagcGG ATCCGCAGTCGAGACAAGCACATAAGCAACTTGAAGAAGAAGTGTCAGAAGAAGGCCGAGCTGAAGAGAGAGAACCAACAGCGCATTGAGACTCTGGAGCGCTATTTGGCTGACCTGCCTACCTTGGAGGACTACCAAAACCAGAACAAGCAG CTTCTGGAAGTTGAACAGCAGGCAGCTCAGCTACAAGAGAAAGTGCAAGAACTAGAGGTCTGTCTAGAGAAAACACAGTCACAACTagaagaaacagacacacagctggAGGAGCAGAAACGCAGGGAGAGAGATCTGCTGACCAGTATCACTGA TATGCAGCAGCGGGTGCAGCAAGGCCTTGAGGATGGAGCAAGACTGCCTTCTCTGGATATTGAGAAGCTCAGAGGAGAGAACAACACTTTGAGAGAGGAACAGCAGAGACTCAAGAAG GTCATTGAGAAGCAACACAGAATGATGGAGCAGCTTGGCTCCCAAATCCAG GCTTTGGAAGTGCAGCTTTCTCAAGAAGAAAGCAGCTCTCAGGCTCTCAGAGAAGAGATGCTTGCCAAAGAGCAGAATATGTTTGAGCTCCACACATCTATGAAGGAG TTGTCAGCCCAGAACCAGGAACTGATGGAGCAGAATCTGACCCTTCAAGAGCAGATAGGTGATCTGGAGCAGAGGAGCAATAACCAGGCCTCCTCTGCCCTGCAGCCAGCTGGGGCACATCTCACACAGAGGCTTCATTTAGAAATTGCCTCCTGCCTCAGTGACCTGCGCTCCCTTTGCAGCATCCTGACCCAGAGGGCTCAGGGACAAGACCCCAACCTCTCTTTGCTGCTTGGGCTCACAT ctcctccaccAGTGGCAGAGCAGAACGAAGACTGGATGAGTCCAGAGGTGTTGCAGAAGAAGCTTGTTGAAGCTCAACAGCTTCGCAGAGATGTTGAGGAACTACGTAATGTAATTCTAGACCGTTATGCACAGGACATGGGTGAAAACTGCATAACCCAGTAA
- the cep85 gene encoding centrosomal protein of 85 kDa isoform X2 produces the protein MTTSQRYIESKPAARFADMEWQTPAVSEKFQSRFGRRPGTADSGDTGLGTSASDIAEDFCSSNSSPSFQPIRSQVPIPTAHVMPSTAGAPASKPQSCVQEDILSSVEGHRSSSSSRTPSHSTSKSSSLSKSASSPNLDAQTGVGGDPVGPKSDCLSRYHSLVNGLDHSLFPTDHTRVDEGQRFDTPAVEPTLNQSALLGGLCPDVRLRLQATGIQDTPDCVSEAYRGMEYSYKVLPEAKSSVPGAAETQRGSQSCVVGSARVYGSPLSLQTQALLREHTGSKAYDSLRQDRCSELSNWQQQQQHKQQLESLRLQVEQIQLMGGGMGQYSSLYSTPVHSESGKWDALVKASESLLKEKELIIERQKQHMTQLEQRLRESELQVHGALLGRGASYGDMCMLRLQEAQRENAFLRAQFSERTDCVVLEKAEAERRLGTVEAETRRLTESLKETCERHAEEMKKQEERIRSRDKHISNLKKKCQKKAELKRENQQRIETLERYLADLPTLEDYQNQNKQLLEVEQQAAQLQEKVQELEVCLEKTQSQLEETDTQLEEQKRRERDLLTSITDMQQRVQQGLEDGARLPSLDIEKLRGENNTLREEQQRLKKVIEKQHRMMEQLGSQIQALEVQLSQEESSSQALREEMLAKEQNMFELHTSMKELSAQNQELMEQNLTLQEQIGDLEQRSNNQASSALQPAGAHLTQRLHLEIASCLSDLRSLCSILTQRAQGQDPNLSLLLGLTSPPPVAEQNEDWMSPEVLQKKLVEAQQLRRDVEELRNVILDRYAQDMGENCITQ, from the exons ATGACAACCTCACAGAGATATATTGAATCCAAACCAGCTG CTCGGTTTGCTGACATGGAGTGGCAGACACCAGCTGTGTCAGAGAAGTTCCAAAGCCGCTTTGGCCGTCGGCCTGGAACAGCAGACAGTGGGGACACTGGTCTTGGCACCTCAGCATCTGACATTGCAGAAG ATTTCTGCAGTTCCAACAGCAGCCCCTCTTTCCAGCCCATCCGCAGTCAGGTCCCAATACCCACTGCACATGTCATGCCATCCACGGCCGGAGCCCCGGCCTCAAAGCCCCAGTCATGTGTCCAGGAGGACATCCTGTCTTCTGTTGAGGGGCACAGGTCTTCCTCCAGTTCCAGAACTCCAAGTCACTCCACCTCAAAGTCTTCCTCCCTCTCCAAATCTGCATCTTCTCCCAACTTGGATGCTCAGACTGGTGTCGGAGGTGATCCTGTGGGGCCTAAGTCTGACTGCCTAAGCCGCTACCACAGCCTGGTCAATGGGCTGGACCACTCGCTTTTCCCCACAGATCACACACGGGTGGATGAGGGCCAAAGGTTTGACACCCCTGCTGTCGAACCCACACTAAATCAGTCAGCCCTATTAGGAGGATTATGCCCTGATGTCAGACTCCGATTACAGGCAACCGGGATTCAAGATACCCCAGATTGTGTGTCTGAAGCCTATAGAGGAATGGAGTATAGCTATAAGGTTCTACCTGAAGCTAAGTCTAGTGTTCCCGGCGCAGCAGAAACTCAGAGAGGCAGTCAGTCTTGTGTGGTAGGATCTGCCAGAGTTTATGGTAGTCCTCTTAGCCTGCAGACTCAAGCTCTGCTGCGAGAGCACACAGGCTCGAAAGCTTATGACTCATTGCGACAGGACAGATGTAGCGAACTGTCCAACtggcagcaacaacagcaacataagCAGCAACTGGAGAGTTTACGCCTGCAAGTGGAACAAATACAG TTAATGGGTGGTGGAATGGGACAGTACTCATCTCTGTACTCAACCCCTGTACACTCAGAGTCTGGCAAGTGGGATGCTTTGGTCAAAGCCAGTGAGAGTCTATTAAAGGAAAAGGAGCTTATCATTGAGAG acaaaaacagcatATGACCCAGTTGGAGCAACGTCTGAGGGAAAGCGAACTTCAAGTTCATGGAGCCCTCCTGGGCCGAGGGGCATCCTATGGGGATATGTGTATGCTGCGGCTACAG GAAGCACAAAGGGAGAATGCTTTTTTAAGAGCACAGTTTAGTGAACGCACAGACTGTGTTGTCCTGGAGAAAGCGGAGGCAGAGCGCAGACTTGGGACAGTTGAGGCTGAGACAAGGCGACTAACTGAAAGTCTGAAGGAGACCTGTGAGAGACACGCagaggaaatgaagaaacaggaagagcGG ATCCGCAGTCGAGACAAGCACATAAGCAACTTGAAGAAGAAGTGTCAGAAGAAGGCCGAGCTGAAGAGAGAGAACCAACAGCGCATTGAGACTCTGGAGCGCTATTTGGCTGACCTGCCTACCTTGGAGGACTACCAAAACCAGAACAAGCAG CTTCTGGAAGTTGAACAGCAGGCAGCTCAGCTACAAGAGAAAGTGCAAGAACTAGAGGTCTGTCTAGAGAAAACACAGTCACAACTagaagaaacagacacacagctggAGGAGCAGAAACGCAGGGAGAGAGATCTGCTGACCAGTATCACTGA TATGCAGCAGCGGGTGCAGCAAGGCCTTGAGGATGGAGCAAGACTGCCTTCTCTGGATATTGAGAAGCTCAGAGGAGAGAACAACACTTTGAGAGAGGAACAGCAGAGACTCAAGAAG GTCATTGAGAAGCAACACAGAATGATGGAGCAGCTTGGCTCCCAAATCCAG GCTTTGGAAGTGCAGCTTTCTCAAGAAGAAAGCAGCTCTCAGGCTCTCAGAGAAGAGATGCTTGCCAAAGAGCAGAATATGTTTGAGCTCCACACATCTATGAAGGAG TTGTCAGCCCAGAACCAGGAACTGATGGAGCAGAATCTGACCCTTCAAGAGCAGATAGGTGATCTGGAGCAGAGGAGCAATAACCAGGCCTCCTCTGCCCTGCAGCCAGCTGGGGCACATCTCACACAGAGGCTTCATTTAGAAATTGCCTCCTGCCTCAGTGACCTGCGCTCCCTTTGCAGCATCCTGACCCAGAGGGCTCAGGGACAAGACCCCAACCTCTCTTTGCTGCTTGGGCTCACAT ctcctccaccAGTGGCAGAGCAGAACGAAGACTGGATGAGTCCAGAGGTGTTGCAGAAGAAGCTTGTTGAAGCTCAACAGCTTCGCAGAGATGTTGAGGAACTACGTAATGTAATTCTAGACCGTTATGCACAGGACATGGGTGAAAACTGCATAACCCAGTAA
- the cep85 gene encoding centrosomal protein of 85 kDa isoform X3 has protein sequence MPSTAGAPASKPQSCVQEDILSSVEGHRSSSSSRTPSHSTSKSSSLSKSASSPNLDAQTGVGGDPVGPKSDCLSRYHSLVNGLDHSLFPTDHTRVDEGQRFDTPAVEPTLNQSALLGGLCPDVRLRLQATGIQDTPDCVSEAYRGMEYSYKVLPEAKSSVPGAAETQRGSQSCVVGSARVYGSPLSLQTQALLREHTGSKAYDSLRQDRCSELSNWQQQQQHKQQLESLRLQVEQIQLMGGGMGQYSSLYSTPVHSESGKWDALVKASESLLKEKELIIERQKQHMTQLEQRLRESELQVHGALLGRGASYGDMCMLRLQEAQRENAFLRAQFSERTDCVVLEKAEAERRLGTVEAETRRLTESLKETCERHAEEMKKQEERIRSRDKHISNLKKKCQKKAELKRENQQRIETLERYLADLPTLEDYQNQNKQLLEVEQQAAQLQEKVQELEVCLEKTQSQLEETDTQLEEQKRRERDLLTSITDMQQRVQQGLEDGARLPSLDIEKLRGENNTLREEQQRLKKVIEKQHRMMEQLGSQIQALEVQLSQEESSSQALREEMLAKEQNMFELHTSMKELSAQNQELMEQNLTLQEQIGDLEQRSNNQASSALQPAGAHLTQRLHLEIASCLSDLRSLCSILTQRAQGQDPNLSLLLGLTSPPPVAEQNEDWMSPEVLQKKLVEAQQLRRDVEELRNVILDRYAQDMGENCITQ, from the exons ATGCCATCCACGGCCGGAGCCCCGGCCTCAAAGCCCCAGTCATGTGTCCAGGAGGACATCCTGTCTTCTGTTGAGGGGCACAGGTCTTCCTCCAGTTCCAGAACTCCAAGTCACTCCACCTCAAAGTCTTCCTCCCTCTCCAAATCTGCATCTTCTCCCAACTTGGATGCTCAGACTGGTGTCGGAGGTGATCCTGTGGGGCCTAAGTCTGACTGCCTAAGCCGCTACCACAGCCTGGTCAATGGGCTGGACCACTCGCTTTTCCCCACAGATCACACACGGGTGGATGAGGGCCAAAGGTTTGACACCCCTGCTGTCGAACCCACACTAAATCAGTCAGCCCTATTAGGAGGATTATGCCCTGATGTCAGACTCCGATTACAGGCAACCGGGATTCAAGATACCCCAGATTGTGTGTCTGAAGCCTATAGAGGAATGGAGTATAGCTATAAGGTTCTACCTGAAGCTAAGTCTAGTGTTCCCGGCGCAGCAGAAACTCAGAGAGGCAGTCAGTCTTGTGTGGTAGGATCTGCCAGAGTTTATGGTAGTCCTCTTAGCCTGCAGACTCAAGCTCTGCTGCGAGAGCACACAGGCTCGAAAGCTTATGACTCATTGCGACAGGACAGATGTAGCGAACTGTCCAACtggcagcaacaacagcaacataagCAGCAACTGGAGAGTTTACGCCTGCAAGTGGAACAAATACAG TTAATGGGTGGTGGAATGGGACAGTACTCATCTCTGTACTCAACCCCTGTACACTCAGAGTCTGGCAAGTGGGATGCTTTGGTCAAAGCCAGTGAGAGTCTATTAAAGGAAAAGGAGCTTATCATTGAGAG acaaaaacagcatATGACCCAGTTGGAGCAACGTCTGAGGGAAAGCGAACTTCAAGTTCATGGAGCCCTCCTGGGCCGAGGGGCATCCTATGGGGATATGTGTATGCTGCGGCTACAG GAAGCACAAAGGGAGAATGCTTTTTTAAGAGCACAGTTTAGTGAACGCACAGACTGTGTTGTCCTGGAGAAAGCGGAGGCAGAGCGCAGACTTGGGACAGTTGAGGCTGAGACAAGGCGACTAACTGAAAGTCTGAAGGAGACCTGTGAGAGACACGCagaggaaatgaagaaacaggaagagcGG ATCCGCAGTCGAGACAAGCACATAAGCAACTTGAAGAAGAAGTGTCAGAAGAAGGCCGAGCTGAAGAGAGAGAACCAACAGCGCATTGAGACTCTGGAGCGCTATTTGGCTGACCTGCCTACCTTGGAGGACTACCAAAACCAGAACAAGCAG CTTCTGGAAGTTGAACAGCAGGCAGCTCAGCTACAAGAGAAAGTGCAAGAACTAGAGGTCTGTCTAGAGAAAACACAGTCACAACTagaagaaacagacacacagctggAGGAGCAGAAACGCAGGGAGAGAGATCTGCTGACCAGTATCACTGA TATGCAGCAGCGGGTGCAGCAAGGCCTTGAGGATGGAGCAAGACTGCCTTCTCTGGATATTGAGAAGCTCAGAGGAGAGAACAACACTTTGAGAGAGGAACAGCAGAGACTCAAGAAG GTCATTGAGAAGCAACACAGAATGATGGAGCAGCTTGGCTCCCAAATCCAG GCTTTGGAAGTGCAGCTTTCTCAAGAAGAAAGCAGCTCTCAGGCTCTCAGAGAAGAGATGCTTGCCAAAGAGCAGAATATGTTTGAGCTCCACACATCTATGAAGGAG TTGTCAGCCCAGAACCAGGAACTGATGGAGCAGAATCTGACCCTTCAAGAGCAGATAGGTGATCTGGAGCAGAGGAGCAATAACCAGGCCTCCTCTGCCCTGCAGCCAGCTGGGGCACATCTCACACAGAGGCTTCATTTAGAAATTGCCTCCTGCCTCAGTGACCTGCGCTCCCTTTGCAGCATCCTGACCCAGAGGGCTCAGGGACAAGACCCCAACCTCTCTTTGCTGCTTGGGCTCACAT ctcctccaccAGTGGCAGAGCAGAACGAAGACTGGATGAGTCCAGAGGTGTTGCAGAAGAAGCTTGTTGAAGCTCAACAGCTTCGCAGAGATGTTGAGGAACTACGTAATGTAATTCTAGACCGTTATGCACAGGACATGGGTGAAAACTGCATAACCCAGTAA